The genome window TGGTAATGAGTTGGCTGGTTATTGGATCACCTGTTAAAAACTCgttaatataataaatttaatacgacacaatttgtttatttaatcaGTATGACAcaacatgacaatcatggctCGTTTGCCAAAGTCTAACTTCTAGCAAGAGAAAAACAAGCAATGGCTTCAGTTTGTTTCAAATAATAttgcattaattaattaatgaaacatttgacaacaaaaaaaaattaattaatgaaacaaaATTGTTACTGATTGAGTTTAAGGGCTAATGAACGTCTAAGTacctaataaataaaaattaagagcTAGTAAGCGTCAAATTCATCTTAGTTACATGATTATACTAATTCAGATTCATCTGCTAAATATATTTGACAATTTAAAAGGTCGAATCCGCTTAAAATCCATGATCGCATTCCTATTGTGACTTAATGTTGATGTTATTGTAACAACTGCGAGGTTACATTTGGGCTACATATATAATCTTCCCATATGCTTGATTCGGATTGTTAATGTTGGTTAATTTCTTTTGGGAttttagcaaaattgataactgagattggcataactcctcattttggtatCTGAGGTTTGAAACCGATAGAAGTTGTCCATGAGTTTATGCACCGTCAACCGTTTTGATCCTTCCGTGAAAAAtctatgttaaataaggatcaaaatgataaaaataccctcaatttaataaataatactccaaaataatttgaaaaaattaagGGTATCtttgtcattttggtccttatttaacggagatttttcacggaatgaccaaaatgattgaaagtggaCAAACTCATGAATCACTTCTatagattttaaatctcagatatcaaagtgatgagttatgtgaaAAGTCATCTCAGagaccacttctatcgattttcatCTAAGTTTCAATTGAATTTTATTCCAAATTCTTGTAAACTTTTGGTAGTTGGGCTTATTTGTTTCTTGAGACCATCAACGTTAACAACCCAATGCCATTTTTATGGGCCAAGTAGAACAAAAATGTATGGATGAGGGACACTAGTATGAGTTCAACTAAGTCCAACCATCAAATCTCAAGTGACAACCCATCAATCAGCCTTGTGAAAGAACACAACTAGCCCATACCATTTACATTTAGGCAAACGAAGCTGCACATTTGATGTGTCTTAGGCCTTTATAACTCGATTTCACTTCAAGGAGGGGATGGTAGGAGGAGTTGTGTGCGTCAGTCGTATAGGGCACCACACTGAAAGGTGTCATCGTGTGATTGGGTGAGACCAAATACATGGAGCTCCTACCTATGAAATGGTCAGACATGTGACGTGAAACGATTTAGAATTCAAATCTGAGAATTGAATTCTCCGAATGTCAAGTGTAGGGTCGAAAGCCATAAAGATAAACTAGTTGCAAATTTCAATTTTGCAGAAGTGGTTTGTCTTTTCTGTGGTGGTGTCTAGTCAGCCATGTGGACTGGTCAAGGAAAGTATGGATTAATAAGTTGATTTATTAGGACGAGTTGAGGGAGACAAGAGGACTAGAAAAAGTCACAAAGCTTTTGTAGTTACTGGATTTGGATCCTTGCCGATCCTCTATTGGGAATCCTATGGATCAATGCACGTGAGCCGTTGATAAAAAATTATGCGGCTtcaattaaatacttttttatatttttaaaataaagtaGCCTCGTTTTgcctgaaaaatataaaaaaagaaaaaaatatataacttcATGATTTTTAATCAACGGTCTACGTGTGTTGATCCTTAGGATCTCCAGAAAGGGGATCTggcgaggatccaaatccgtagTTACTTACATTACATAAGGCTAAATTCATACACATTGTCCACTTTATTTGACTGAAAGAAAGTCTCATACAATACTTGCGTGCATCCCAAGTCTAACATACAATGAATCAAACTACTGATTATGTTTGAAATATTTTCGATCACCTTTATTAAGAATGTCGTTATTTTGAGATGTACATATGTGAATTAGACagttagaaaaaataaaatatgtaaatgTAAATTAGATTATTCATCATCGCATGTATCCGTCTACTTAATTACGATGTAGAATTAAATTGTCGACTAGTACTATATCAACGTATTTGTTTCTTCATTCCAtgcatctttctctttcttttccatttACATATGAATCATTTGTGGGTTTTTTTTGTCCATGTTTTGGGTCTTCTAGTTGGTGTTTATGTTTTGGTGTGGACGAGATCGATATAAAAGAATCTTTTTGTAATGGACAGTGACAAATTCAGAAACACAAGTTGTTTTGTTTATGATTTTGTCGGGACTCTGATGGCCCAATTGAAGCTATTGAACCCAAGATGTCGTGGTAATTTTGACTACTACTGCCAAATAGATTTATCAGATGGGATATGAGAATTATACTATTTCATCTTATGAATAAcgtattttaattatataaattttataatcgTAATTGTTTAATCTTTAAATCTTCGGTTGAAGATTACCATTGCAAAAactatttcaataaaaaattatttagtcGTTTAAATGTATAGAATAAAACGGTCTAAATACAAGTAACATATTCATGATTAACTGTTCATTTATTTGATATGCTTTGattattaaatgattttcaATCCGAatggctttttttttataagattgATCTCCAAATGAAGATTAACAAATTGAACAATTCTAATCGTTGATTTTATTTAGTCAAGATATATTATTTGCAAACGAAAGAAAATGCGTGTATCTTCCAGGGATccaattattaacttttttgtGTTGTTAACATTATATTGCATTCAtttgtggaagaaaaaaaaacaatatattccaTTCATATTATGAAAAAGAAGATTAGATTAACAAGAAGACAATTATAGTTTTAGTAGGGAGGAGCCTTGCATTGCTTTTCGTCATGTTGAAATAATTGCCAGCCGCCGAATGTTGTCGTTTTGTTTTCAcgtcaattattatttttcctaaTTACAAATCCACCCCTTTACTATCATGATTTCTTATTTTATCACAAGATCTTTTTTGTTTATATCATTTTGCTCACTGCAATCAACGAGCTAGGTCTTAACTCTTGAGGGACCCGAGttacatagtttttttttagtactacggtctagtagtattattctttatttgtaagCGAGATGTCTTataaggcgaatttgaactactTTACTGCTAGCCCATTGTAAAACTAAACTCATTCATTCtcatttagtgtaaataatatcatttgttacataaaataaaaaaaaaaaaaaatagcatcaCGCGCACCTTTTCATTGGGTTGATTATAAGAAGATTCAACTATTTTATAAAAAAGATGCTTTCTCGTTTCTTTTTTTTCGATTATTTTTTGTGAATGTAATTCGATAATGTATTAGtagttacaagtgtttttgTTTATGATTGATATTTTTGCATTATAAATGAacattttatataaatatattgaaAGAGGATTCGAACTCAAAACTTCAACTGTGATCAACCAACTAGGTGACGAACACCTTGCTATAATATGTAATGtactaaaaaacaaagaaagaaacaagATCCTCAACTCCATTGTAACATAATCCAATCTACTGTCTTTCTTCCCCTCTGCCAcacacaatctctctctctctctctctctctcaagaagCTAAGCAGAAAATGGAGAGAGAAGACAACAAACCATCTCTAAGCTCGCCATTGATTCAAGCTTGCGAAGAAGATGTAACTAAGGAGACTGGGAGAAATAACCATGGAATAAAGGGATTTAAGAGAAAGGAAATAGTTGAAGAAGTGAAGAAGCAGATATGGCTAGCAGGACCTCTTATCTGTGTGAGCTTATTGCAGTACTCTACACAGATAATAGCTATTATGTTTGTAGGTCACCTTGGTGAGTTATCTCTCTCCGGTGCTACCATGGCCCTTTCCTTCACTTCCGTCACCGGTTTCAGCTTGTTGGTAAGTTTGCCTCCTCTACAGCTATGATTATTGGTTCAGTATCGCTTTAGCGCTTACCAGATAGTAAGTTAATACCGCGCTAATCGATAATCACTATTTAGACCCACTTAACACAGTGTTGTAATATGCATGATTGTCCAATCCGCTCGTACTTTTTAGGTCATCACTGAAAGATTAACTCTACAGAAGTTCACTCAAATGGAAAAGTGTTTAATTTTATAGTATATGTGACTTGGAGTTTCATACTTTGGATACTAGGGTACAATTGTGTTAAGACTTACACCCCCATTTAGCTTTATGGATACTAGGGTTTGTGTTGAAGATACAACCCTTCTTCCAAGTTGAAACTAGTTGATCTTTCTATAAGTTTCTGATAATcttttcggttttcgatttAAACAGATGGGAATGTCAAGCGCATTGGACACATTATCCGGCCAGTGCTATGGTGCAAAGCAGTACCGTCTGATGGGCATACACATGCAGAGAGCAATGCTTGTTCTTTCACTTGTTTGCGTACCTCTCGCCATCATTTCCgcaaacacaaaaacaatcCTAACAGCTCTAGGCCAAAATGCTGCCATTGCAGCAGAAGCTGGGGAATTTGCGCACTTCACGATCCCTTCCCTTTTCGCATACGGACTCCTCCAGTGCCTCGTCAGATTCTTACAAACTCAAAACATCGTGTTCCCGATGATGCTGAGCTCTGCGGTTACAGCTTTACTTCACATCCCTCTCTGTTGGGTTCTTGTGTTTAAATCCGGACTTGGAGGCAGGGGAGCTGCCCTGGCAATTTCAATCTCCTTTTGGATCAATGTGTTATTATTGGCGCTTTATGTCAAGTTCTCTTCATCATGTGCGAAAACTTGGACAGGCTTTTCGAAGGAGGCTTTTCAGAACGTTACTACATTCATTAGGCTTGCTGTTCCTTCAGCCGTCATGGTTTGGTAATTttctcatttatatttttttgacGTTTCAAAATGTTGCTACATACGTTATTTTTTGTACTACTAAGATATGTTCTGTGAGAGTCGAAGCTCCTAATGCAGTTGACCATGAATTTTAACAGCTTGGAAATGTGGTCGTTTGAAATGATTGTTCTTCTATCCGGTCTTCTTCCAAACCCGGAGTTGGAAACCTCAGTGCTTTCTATCAGGTTAGTTCCTAACTGTGATGATCGCTCTTCCATAGTTTACGTGTTCTAGATGATGATATATCCTGCACTTTTAACGTTGTTACTTATCAAATACATCGATTTCCAGTTTGAATACAGCGGCAATGGTTTGGATGATCCCTTTCGGACTCAGTTCTGCTGTGAGGTGAGCTATGTTATGACACATCTAAACTATAAAGTCAATAAGCTCTTACAACTTTCATGGCAATATTTTCTAGCACTCGAAAGTTAAGACCGGCATTGAGATTAAAACGTGGCTTTACATATCTGTTCTGTTTCTGTGACGTGCAGCACTCGCGTCTCCAATGAATTAGGAGCAGGGCGTCCAGAAACAGCGCGCTTAGCAGTGTGTGTTGTGTTAGTCATGGCCATTACCGAGGGTATATTGGTGGGATCGGTCCTGATACTGATACGCAACTTCTGGGGCTACGCTTACAGCAACGAAAGAGAAGTTATCGATTACCTTGCAACCATGATGCCTATACTTGCAACATCCAACTTTCTAGACGGCCTCCAGTGTGTTCTTTCGGGTACCGCTAGAGGATGTGGCTGGCAGAAGATTGGAGCGTATGTGAATCTCGGGGCGTACTACTTAGTTGGAATTCCTT of Malus sylvestris chromosome 6, drMalSylv7.2, whole genome shotgun sequence contains these proteins:
- the LOC126626774 gene encoding protein DETOXIFICATION 16-like, which translates into the protein MEREDNKPSLSSPLIQACEEDVTKETGRNNHGIKGFKRKEIVEEVKKQIWLAGPLICVSLLQYSTQIIAIMFVGHLGELSLSGATMALSFTSVTGFSLLMGMSSALDTLSGQCYGAKQYRLMGIHMQRAMLVLSLVCVPLAIISANTKTILTALGQNAAIAAEAGEFAHFTIPSLFAYGLLQCLVRFLQTQNIVFPMMLSSAVTALLHIPLCWVLVFKSGLGGRGAALAISISFWINVLLLALYVKFSSSCAKTWTGFSKEAFQNVTTFIRLAVPSAVMVCLEMWSFEMIVLLSGLLPNPELETSVLSISLNTAAMVWMIPFGLSSAVSTRVSNELGAGRPETARLAVCVVLVMAITEGILVGSVLILIRNFWGYAYSNEREVIDYLATMMPILATSNFLDGLQCVLSGTARGCGWQKIGAYVNLGAYYLVGIPLAILMAFVLHVGGKGLWLGIICALIVQVLLLLTVTIRTNWEKEANKATERVYESTVPVDVVT